Proteins encoded by one window of Pseudomonas tructae:
- a CDS encoding methyl-accepting chemotaxis protein, translating into MRLKLLTNLNTLLLVTVCIALGATLWWSQRALERPYQLMERYLALSQQFQNQAARNIQDYLSSGDALLHATAVQATAALESELEQLPTALATTLRPSLESLQRFTRNELLGAGKLAGDPQALLLQAERELGASLEQLASYAQSSTSTSAAAYAPALFSASLHLSRLSLARDKLVSSGRSELADEVERELQQITAQAQILEQLPLLGVTAASESSADDFAALMGLQAQASAGPEDQGIALKRELNSLIKRYPGELQRTREQIKQRAELAASTHQRIAAVQQAIAELEPGVRSQHATLQGEVRIIQGLMIGLILLIALLIDTLQRRLARVLSNLAPALSRWAEGDFSQAITLGRSNREMHDIQDSLNRLRVYLVELVGTLRHNAEQVAGSSHALAGMSSALHDGAERQAGDTAQIRDALGELEATILQVAGDASQAADASHDAGRAVEQGQAVIGQSLTGLRALVDEVQGNAQMIEQLAEESATIGGVLTVIRSIAEQTNLLALNAAIEAARAGEMGRGFAVVAEEVRSLAQRTTGATGEIQTLIGRLQQAARDSVEGMRTQLEHAEATADQAQAADGALDEIVAAIQTISATAVRIADVTAQQSGAVSEIRDHSERIHDLGEDNLQRIGEGREQGEQLLRLGAELNTAVRAFRL; encoded by the coding sequence ATGCGCCTGAAGCTGCTCACCAATCTCAATACCCTGTTACTGGTCACCGTGTGCATCGCTCTGGGCGCGACCCTGTGGTGGTCGCAGCGCGCTCTTGAGCGCCCCTATCAATTGATGGAGCGCTACCTGGCGCTGTCGCAGCAGTTCCAGAACCAGGCAGCGCGCAATATCCAGGACTACCTGAGCAGCGGCGACGCCTTGCTCCACGCCACGGCCGTGCAGGCCACCGCGGCCCTTGAAAGCGAGCTCGAGCAACTGCCAACGGCGCTTGCCACGACCCTGCGCCCGAGCCTGGAAAGCCTGCAGCGCTTCACCCGCAACGAACTGCTCGGCGCCGGCAAGCTGGCCGGTGATCCCCAGGCCCTGTTGCTGCAAGCAGAACGCGAGTTGGGCGCCAGCCTCGAACAACTGGCCAGCTATGCCCAGAGCAGCACCAGCACTAGCGCTGCGGCCTATGCGCCAGCGCTGTTCAGCGCGTCATTGCACCTGTCCCGCTTATCGCTTGCCCGGGACAAGCTGGTCAGCAGCGGACGCAGCGAACTGGCCGATGAAGTCGAACGTGAGCTGCAACAGATCACCGCCCAGGCCCAGATACTTGAGCAACTGCCCCTGCTCGGGGTGACGGCGGCCAGCGAATCCAGCGCCGATGACTTTGCCGCTCTGATGGGCCTGCAAGCCCAGGCCAGCGCTGGCCCTGAAGATCAGGGCATCGCCCTCAAGCGTGAACTCAACAGCCTGATCAAGCGCTATCCCGGCGAACTGCAACGCACCCGCGAACAGATCAAGCAGCGCGCCGAACTGGCCGCCAGCACCCATCAACGCATAGCCGCCGTGCAGCAGGCCATCGCAGAGCTCGAACCCGGTGTACGCAGCCAGCACGCCACCCTTCAAGGTGAGGTGCGCATTATTCAGGGCTTGATGATCGGCCTGATCCTGCTCATCGCCCTGCTCATCGACACCCTGCAGCGGCGCTTGGCCCGGGTGTTGAGCAACCTTGCACCGGCCTTGTCGCGCTGGGCCGAGGGTGACTTTAGCCAGGCCATCACCCTGGGCAGGAGCAACCGTGAGATGCACGACATCCAGGATTCGCTCAACCGCCTGCGGGTCTATCTGGTCGAACTGGTCGGCACCCTGCGCCACAACGCAGAGCAAGTCGCCGGCAGCAGCCACGCCCTGGCCGGCATGAGCAGCGCCCTGCACGACGGCGCTGAACGCCAGGCCGGCGATACCGCACAGATCCGCGACGCCCTGGGCGAACTGGAAGCCACCATCCTCCAGGTAGCCGGTGATGCCAGCCAGGCTGCCGACGCCAGCCATGATGCCGGGCGGGCGGTGGAACAAGGCCAGGCGGTGATCGGCCAGAGCCTGACCGGGCTGCGGGCGCTGGTCGATGAGGTGCAAGGCAACGCGCAGATGATCGAGCAACTGGCTGAAGAGTCGGCGACCATTGGCGGTGTATTGACAGTGATCCGCTCGATTGCCGAGCAGACCAACCTGCTGGCTCTCAATGCCGCGATCGAGGCAGCGCGGGCCGGGGAAATGGGCCGTGGCTTTGCCGTGGTTGCCGAAGAAGTACGCTCACTGGCCCAACGCACCACCGGCGCCACCGGCGAGATCCAGACCCTGATCGGGCGCTTGCAGCAGGCGGCGCGCGACTCGGTCGAAGGCATGCGCACCCAGCTAGAGCATGCCGAAGCCACCGCTGATCAGGCCCAGGCCGCCGACGGCGCACTGGATGAAATTGTCGCGGCGATCCAGACCATCTCCGCCACCGCCGTACGCATTGCCGATGTCACCGCCCAGCAAAGCGGCGCGGTGAGCGAGATTCGCGATCACAGCGAGCGGATTCATGACCTGGGTGAAGACAATCTGCAGCGCATTGGTGAAGGTCGTGAGCAGGGTGAACAGTTGCTTCGGCTTGGCGCAGAGCTGAACACGGCGGTGCGGGCGTTTCGCCTGTGA
- a CDS encoding NUDIX hydrolase, translating into MSISKQEAAHRAASDLELIAWVDKDDQLLGALPRGELRERGLIGRGTYILLFNCAGELCVHRRTESKAIYPGYWDVAAGGMVQADESFAKSAARELEEELGVSGVELTAHECFFFDQPGNRLWCAVFSAVWDGPLRLQPEEVSEARFIPVEQALADSRQQPYCPDSLAALQRYIDRQA; encoded by the coding sequence GTGTCTATCTCCAAGCAGGAAGCGGCGCACCGCGCCGCCTCCGACCTCGAACTGATTGCCTGGGTCGACAAAGACGATCAGTTGCTCGGCGCCTTGCCCCGTGGCGAACTGCGCGAACGCGGCCTGATCGGTCGTGGTACCTACATCCTGCTGTTCAACTGCGCCGGTGAGTTATGCGTGCATCGGCGTACCGAAAGCAAGGCGATCTACCCGGGGTACTGGGATGTGGCAGCCGGTGGCATGGTCCAGGCCGACGAGAGCTTTGCCAAGTCGGCAGCCCGCGAACTGGAAGAAGAACTGGGAGTAAGCGGGGTCGAGCTCACCGCCCACGAGTGCTTTTTCTTTGATCAACCGGGCAACCGGCTCTGGTGCGCAGTGTTCTCGGCGGTCTGGGACGGGCCTTTGCGCCTGCAACCGGAAGAGGTCAGCGAAGCGCGCTTCATCCCCGTCGAGCAGGCCCTGGCCGACAGCCGGCAACAGCCATATTGCCCTGATTCGCTGGCGGCGTTGCAGCGCTACATCGACCGTCAAGCCTGA
- the speA gene encoding arginine decarboxylase, with translation MSVRRTRKDDGSQWTVADSRSVYGIRHWGAGYFAINEAGRVEVRPNGPGSAPIDLFEQVDELRKSGLSLPLLVRFPDILQDRVRQLTGAFDANIARLEYQSQYTALYPIKVNQQEAVVENIIATQNVSIGLEAGSKPELLAVLALAPKGGTIVCNGYKDREFIRLALMGQKLGHNVFIVIEKESEVALVIEEAAELKVKPQVGLRVRLSSLASSKWADTGGEKSKFGLSAAQLISVVQRFRDAGLDQGIRLLHFHMGSQIANLADYQHGFKEAIRYYGELRALGLPVDHIDVGGGLGVDYDGTHSRNASSINYDMDDYAGVVVGMLKEFCDAQGLPHPHIFSESGRALTAHHAMLVVQVTDVEKHNDEVPVIDNKQSLPETVQWLVDLLGPTDIEMVTETYWRATHYMSDVAAQYADGKITLAEKALAEQCYFAVCRRLHNSLKARQRSHRQVLDELNDKLADKYICNFSVFQSLPDTWAIGQVLPILPLHRLDEEPLRRAVLQDLTCDSDGKINQYVDEQSIETSLPVHAINEGEDYLLGIFLVGAYQEILGDMHNLFGDTDSVNIYQNPNGSVYHAGIETHDTIEDMLRYVHLSPEELMTHYRDKCASAKITAREKTQFLDALRLGLTRSSYLSS, from the coding sequence ATGTCCGTACGACGCACACGCAAAGACGATGGCAGCCAATGGACAGTTGCGGACAGCCGCAGTGTTTACGGCATTCGCCATTGGGGGGCCGGTTACTTCGCAATCAACGAGGCCGGGCGCGTCGAAGTCCGCCCGAACGGGCCAGGCAGTGCGCCGATCGACCTGTTCGAACAGGTTGACGAACTGCGCAAGAGCGGCCTGTCGCTGCCGCTGCTGGTTCGTTTCCCGGACATCCTCCAGGACCGCGTGCGCCAGCTGACCGGCGCCTTCGATGCCAACATCGCGCGCCTGGAGTACCAGAGCCAGTACACCGCCCTGTACCCGATCAAGGTCAACCAGCAAGAAGCGGTGGTGGAGAACATCATCGCCACCCAGAACGTCTCCATTGGCCTGGAAGCCGGTTCCAAGCCTGAGCTGCTGGCCGTGCTGGCGCTGGCGCCGAAGGGCGGCACCATCGTCTGCAACGGCTACAAGGACCGCGAGTTCATCCGCCTGGCGCTGATGGGCCAGAAGCTGGGGCACAACGTTTTCATCGTCATCGAGAAAGAGTCGGAAGTGGCGCTGGTGATCGAGGAGGCAGCCGAGCTCAAGGTCAAGCCACAGGTTGGCCTGCGCGTGCGCCTGTCGTCGTTGGCGTCGAGCAAGTGGGCCGATACCGGTGGCGAGAAGTCCAAGTTCGGCCTGTCGGCGGCACAATTGATCTCGGTGGTCCAGCGCTTCCGCGATGCCGGCCTGGACCAGGGCATCCGCCTGCTGCACTTCCACATGGGCTCGCAGATCGCCAACCTGGCCGACTACCAGCACGGTTTCAAGGAAGCCATCCGTTACTACGGTGAACTGCGTGCGTTGGGCCTGCCGGTCGATCATATCGACGTCGGCGGCGGCCTGGGCGTGGACTACGACGGTACCCACTCGCGCAACGCCAGCTCGATCAACTACGACATGGACGACTACGCCGGTGTCGTGGTTGGTATGCTCAAGGAGTTCTGCGATGCCCAGGGCCTGCCGCATCCGCACATCTTCTCCGAGAGCGGCCGTGCGCTGACTGCGCACCATGCCATGCTGGTGGTGCAGGTGACCGACGTCGAGAAGCACAACGACGAAGTGCCGGTGATCGACAACAAGCAAAGCCTGCCCGAGACCGTGCAGTGGCTGGTTGACCTCTTGGGCCCGACCGATATCGAGATGGTCACCGAGACCTACTGGCGCGCCACCCACTACATGAGCGACGTGGCTGCCCAGTACGCCGACGGCAAGATCACCCTGGCCGAGAAAGCCCTGGCCGAGCAGTGCTACTTTGCCGTTTGCCGGCGCCTGCACAACTCGCTCAAGGCCCGTCAGCGCTCGCACCGCCAGGTGCTCGACGAACTCAACGACAAGCTGGCCGACAAGTACATCTGCAACTTCTCGGTGTTCCAGAGCCTGCCCGATACCTGGGCGATCGGCCAGGTCCTGCCGATCCTGCCGCTGCACCGGCTGGACGAAGAGCCGCTGCGCCGCGCCGTGCTGCAAGATTTGACCTGCGATTCGGACGGCAAGATCAACCAGTACGTCGACGAGCAGAGCATCGAGACCAGCCTGCCAGTGCACGCCATCAACGAGGGCGAAGACTACCTGCTGGGGATCTTCCTGGTCGGTGCCTACCAGGAAATCCTCGGTGACATGCACAACCTGTTCGGTGACACCGACTCGGTGAACATCTACCAGAATCCGAACGGCAGCGTGTACCACGCCGGGATCGAGACCCATGACACCATCGAAGACATGCTGCGCTACGTGCACTTGTCGCCGGAGGAGTTGATGACTCACTACCGCGACAAGTGCGCCAGCGCCAAGATCACGGCCCGTGAAAAGACCCAGTTCCTCGACGCGCTGCGTCTGGGGCTGACCCGCTCGTCTTACCTGTCGAGCTGA
- a CDS encoding DUF2333 family protein, translating into MLDWKNRTGKAEARERVEPRTAATRSYFGGLMFSRALGSLIGLYLLVCVGLGWYWSEEPDLFPVQQNAQAAAEKTGKQMVVGYTTIETLKTVAGTLLNKPGGYISNDRFPPGLWMDNMPSWEYGVLVQVRDLSRALRKDFARSQSQSTEDADLAKAEPRFNFDNKSWILPSSESEFQEGINSLTRYQNRLASPEQQGALFYTRADNLNNWLGDVATRLGSLSQRLSASVGRVKLNSTLKTESVVPGQVPQLDEEVVETPWLQIDNVFYEARGQAWALSHLLRAIEVDFADVLAKKNATVSVRQIIRELEASQEPLWSPMVLNGSGFGMWANHSLVMANYISRANAAVIDLRQLLTQG; encoded by the coding sequence ATGCTGGATTGGAAAAACCGTACAGGCAAAGCCGAGGCGCGTGAGCGGGTCGAGCCGCGCACCGCCGCCACCCGCAGCTATTTCGGCGGGTTGATGTTCAGCCGCGCCCTGGGTTCGCTGATCGGCCTGTACCTGCTGGTGTGCGTGGGCCTGGGTTGGTACTGGAGCGAAGAGCCCGACCTGTTCCCGGTGCAGCAGAACGCCCAGGCCGCCGCGGAAAAAACCGGCAAGCAGATGGTGGTCGGCTACACAACCATCGAAACCCTCAAGACCGTGGCCGGTACGCTGCTCAACAAGCCCGGCGGCTACATTTCCAACGACCGTTTCCCGCCAGGCCTGTGGATGGACAACATGCCCAGTTGGGAATACGGCGTGCTGGTCCAGGTGCGCGACCTGAGCCGCGCCCTGCGCAAGGACTTTGCCCGCTCGCAGTCGCAGTCCACCGAAGACGCTGACCTGGCCAAGGCCGAGCCACGTTTCAACTTCGACAACAAGAGCTGGATCCTGCCGTCGAGCGAATCCGAGTTCCAGGAAGGCATCAATTCGCTGACCCGCTACCAGAACCGCCTGGCCTCGCCGGAACAGCAGGGCGCGCTGTTCTACACCCGCGCCGACAACCTCAACAACTGGCTGGGCGACGTCGCCACTCGCCTGGGCTCGCTGTCGCAGCGGCTGTCGGCCAGTGTTGGCCGGGTCAAGCTCAACAGCACCCTGAAGACCGAGTCGGTGGTCCCGGGGCAGGTGCCGCAGCTTGACGAGGAAGTGGTGGAAACCCCGTGGCTGCAGATCGACAACGTCTTCTATGAAGCCCGCGGCCAGGCCTGGGCGCTGTCGCACCTGCTGCGCGCCATCGAGGTCGACTTCGCCGACGTGCTGGCGAAGAAGAACGCCACGGTCAGCGTGCGGCAGATCATCCGTGAACTGGAAGCCTCGCAGGAGCCACTGTGGAGCCCGATGGTGCTCAACGGCAGCGGTTTTGGCATGTGGGCCAACCACTCGCTGGTCATGGCCAACTACATCTCGCGGGCCAACGCTGCGGTGATCGACCTGCGTCAACTGCTGACCCAGGGCTGA
- a CDS encoding response regulator, translated as MTEPEDPNRERLKQHFAQRVIHQARQILEIWQRLQRSEWSTGDLGELCEANLRLQRYAERFEQPEHSQLAEAIGQALEAVEANSARLSSQLISELNRLMQRLSRTGLRQGDQLEQVPLPPLRKPVYIMLQDHDRAERLAQQLEFFGLGVQALYSAAAFQSTMSERLPSAIVMDVDFTGPGVGLQLAAQAQQGLEQRIPLLFFSLHETDTPTRLAAVRAGGQEFLTGTLEASILLEKVELLTSVTQYEPFKVLIIDDSRAQALHTERLLNSAGIVTRTLIDPIQTMAELADFQPDLIILDMYMPACNGTELAKVIRHNDRYVSVPIIYLSAEDDLDKQLDAMSEGGDDFLTKPIRSRHLITTVRNRAARARNLKARMVRDSLTGLYNHTHILQLLEDCSFRARREEQPLSFAMLDIDHFKKVNDSHGHPMGDRVIKSLALFLKQRLRKTDFIGRYGGEEFAIVMPNTDLGAAHKVLDEIRRRFAEIHYPAQPRDLSCTFSAGVVQLSEGLDALSMATAADEALYRAKGAGRNCVQRVDA; from the coding sequence ATGACCGAGCCAGAAGACCCGAATCGTGAGCGCCTCAAGCAACACTTTGCCCAACGGGTCATTCATCAGGCCCGGCAAATCCTCGAGATCTGGCAGCGCCTGCAGCGCAGCGAGTGGTCGACCGGCGACCTTGGCGAGCTGTGCGAAGCCAACCTGCGCCTGCAGCGCTATGCCGAGCGCTTCGAGCAACCCGAGCACAGCCAGTTGGCCGAAGCCATCGGCCAGGCGCTGGAGGCGGTCGAGGCCAACAGTGCGCGGCTGAGCAGCCAACTGATCAGTGAACTCAACCGGCTGATGCAGCGCCTGTCACGCACCGGCCTGCGCCAGGGCGACCAGCTTGAGCAAGTGCCGCTGCCGCCCTTGCGCAAGCCGGTGTACATCATGCTCCAGGACCACGACCGCGCCGAACGCCTGGCCCAGCAACTGGAGTTTTTCGGCTTGGGTGTACAAGCCTTGTACAGCGCCGCTGCATTCCAGTCGACCATGAGCGAACGGCTGCCCTCGGCAATCGTCATGGACGTCGACTTCACCGGCCCCGGTGTTGGCCTGCAACTGGCCGCACAGGCCCAGCAGGGGCTTGAACAGCGCATACCTTTGCTGTTCTTCAGTCTGCACGAAACCGACACCCCGACCCGCCTGGCCGCCGTACGCGCGGGCGGTCAGGAGTTCCTTACCGGCACCCTGGAAGCCTCGATCCTGCTGGAAAAAGTCGAGCTGTTGACCAGCGTCACCCAGTACGAACCCTTCAAGGTGCTGATCATTGACGATTCGCGGGCCCAGGCCCTGCACACCGAACGCCTGCTCAACAGCGCCGGGATCGTCACCCGCACCCTGATCGATCCGATCCAGACCATGGCCGAGCTTGCCGACTTCCAGCCCGACCTGATCATCCTCGACATGTACATGCCAGCCTGCAACGGCACCGAGTTGGCCAAGGTGATCCGTCACAATGACCGTTATGTCAGCGTGCCGATCATCTACCTGTCGGCCGAGGACGACCTCGACAAGCAGCTCGATGCCATGAGCGAGGGCGGTGATGACTTCTTGACCAAGCCGATACGCTCGCGCCACTTGATCACCACCGTGCGCAACCGCGCCGCGCGCGCGCGCAACCTCAAGGCACGCATGGTCCGCGACAGCCTGACCGGGCTGTACAACCACACCCACATTCTGCAACTGCTGGAAGACTGCAGCTTTCGTGCGCGTCGCGAAGAGCAGCCACTGAGCTTCGCCATGCTCGATATCGACCATTTCAAGAAGGTCAACGACAGCCACGGCCACCCCATGGGCGACCGGGTGATCAAGAGCCTGGCACTGTTTCTCAAGCAGCGCTTGCGCAAGACCGATTTCATTGGCCGCTATGGTGGCGAAGAATTTGCCATCGTCATGCCCAACACCGACCTGGGCGCGGCGCACAAGGTGCTCGACGAAATCCGTCGGCGCTTTGCCGAAATCCACTACCCGGCCCAGCCACGTGACCTTTCCTGCACCTTCAGTGCCGGCGTGGTGCAACTGAGCGAAGGCCTGGATGCCCTGAGCATGGCCACCGCCGCCGACGAAGCGCTATACCGGGCCAAAGGCGCCGGACGCAACTGCGTACAGCGGGTGGACGCGTAA
- a CDS encoding translation initiation factor Sui1: protein MAKKAASFAALGGLVFSTDAGRHCPDCSKPIDACICKQTLIPEGDGIARVRRESKGRGGKTVTTISGVPLPLEQLKDLAGTLKRRCGTGGALKDGVIEIQGDHVELLLAELIKQGFKAKKSGG, encoded by the coding sequence GTGGCCAAGAAAGCCGCATCATTCGCCGCCCTCGGTGGCCTGGTGTTCTCCACCGATGCAGGTCGGCATTGCCCGGACTGCAGCAAACCCATAGATGCCTGCATCTGCAAACAGACGCTCATCCCCGAAGGCGATGGCATTGCTCGCGTGCGTCGCGAAAGCAAGGGCCGTGGCGGCAAGACGGTGACGACCATCAGCGGCGTGCCGCTGCCCCTGGAACAGCTCAAGGATCTGGCCGGCACGCTCAAGCGTCGCTGCGGAACCGGCGGCGCGTTGAAAGACGGGGTCATCGAAATCCAGGGCGATCATGTCGAGCTGTTACTGGCCGAACTGATCAAACAGGGCTTCAAAGCGAAAAAATCCGGCGGCTGA
- a CDS encoding MATE family efflux transporter, with protein sequence MSRLLTDWRDRPTHIKVWALAAPMILSNISVPLVALVDSAVIGHLPHAHQLGAVAVGASLYTFLAWVMGFLRMGSTGFAAQAAGRADGAGLRQVLLQGLLLALLFALLLGLLALPLSHLALQLMQPTAALEQSTHDFFQTRLLGLPAALASFALVGWFLGTQNAKAPLAILLTTNLLNIALNLWFVLGLDWGVIGSARASVIAEWSAALLGLALTRPALRAFPGKIAWARLARWQSWRPLLSVNRDIFIRSLALQAVFFLITVQGTRLGEATVAANALLLNGLLLTAYALDGLAHAVEALCGHAIGAGDRQALRRSLTVACGWSLLASSGFAVLFLLGGHLFINMQTDIVNVRDTAYQYLPYLALLPLIAVWSYLLDGLFIGATRAREMRNAMLLSVVIALPFAYVARDLGNHGLWLGFLLFMALRGVTLGVMGWRLQRRDGWFGRR encoded by the coding sequence ATGTCCCGTTTGCTGACCGACTGGCGCGACCGCCCGACCCACATCAAGGTCTGGGCGCTGGCCGCGCCGATGATACTTTCAAATATTTCCGTGCCCCTGGTGGCCCTGGTCGATAGCGCCGTGATCGGCCATCTGCCCCATGCCCATCAGCTTGGCGCAGTGGCGGTGGGCGCCAGCCTGTATACCTTCCTGGCCTGGGTCATGGGCTTTCTGCGCATGGGTTCGACCGGCTTCGCCGCCCAGGCGGCGGGGCGCGCCGACGGCGCAGGATTACGCCAGGTGTTGCTGCAAGGCCTGCTGCTGGCGCTGTTGTTTGCTCTGCTGCTGGGTTTACTGGCACTGCCATTGAGCCACCTGGCGCTGCAACTGATGCAGCCCACGGCGGCGCTGGAGCAATCCACTCACGACTTCTTCCAGACCCGCCTGCTGGGCCTGCCGGCGGCGCTGGCCAGCTTTGCCCTGGTCGGCTGGTTCCTCGGCACCCAGAACGCCAAGGCGCCACTGGCGATCCTGTTGACCACCAACCTGCTCAACATCGCCCTCAACCTGTGGTTCGTGCTCGGCCTGGACTGGGGCGTGATCGGTTCGGCGCGCGCCTCAGTGATTGCCGAATGGAGCGCCGCCCTGCTCGGCCTGGCCCTGACCCGCCCGGCCCTGCGCGCCTTTCCCGGGAAGATTGCCTGGGCGCGACTGGCGCGCTGGCAAAGCTGGCGGCCGCTGCTCAGTGTCAACCGCGACATCTTTATCCGCAGCCTGGCACTGCAGGCAGTGTTCTTCCTGATCACCGTGCAAGGCACTCGCCTGGGTGAAGCCACCGTGGCAGCCAACGCCCTGCTGCTCAACGGCCTGCTGCTTACCGCTTATGCCCTGGATGGCCTGGCCCATGCGGTGGAGGCGCTGTGCGGGCATGCCATCGGCGCCGGTGATCGCCAGGCGCTGCGGCGTTCGCTGACCGTCGCCTGCGGCTGGTCGCTGCTGGCCAGCAGCGGTTTTGCGGTGTTGTTCCTGCTGGGGGGGCATCTGTTCATCAACATGCAGACCGATATCGTCAACGTACGCGATACCGCTTACCAGTACCTGCCTTACCTGGCACTGTTGCCGTTGATTGCGGTGTGGAGTTATCTACTGGATGGTTTGTTCATCGGCGCCACGCGGGCGCGGGAGATGCGCAATGCGATGCTGCTCAGCGTGGTCATAGCCCTGCCGTTCGCCTATGTCGCCCGGGACCTGGGCAACCACGGCCTGTGGCTGGGGTTTCTGCTGTTCATGGCGTTGCGCGGGGTGACGCTGGGGGTGATGGGCTGGCGGTTGCAGCGGCGTGATGGGTGGTTCGGGCGGCGATAG